One window of Nymphaea colorata isolate Beijing-Zhang1983 chromosome 1, ASM883128v2, whole genome shotgun sequence genomic DNA carries:
- the LOC116257080 gene encoding peroxidase P7-like gives MAKISVLTMMVVVMGLVLATGVTCQQLSPSFYFRSCPQALPAIRSAVFSAVAREPRMGASLLRLHFHDCFVNGCDGSVLLDDTATMTGEKGSLANANSARGFEVIDSIKSAVDRSCGGSVVSCADILAVAARDSVVALGGPSWPVQLGRRDSTTASKDAADTNLPSPFSSLATLISSFQSKGLNARDLVALSGAHTIGQAQCRFFRTRIYNDTNIDPQFASSLQGSCPASGGDNNLSPLDRFTPTRFDGSYFGNLLSRRGLLHSDQELFNNGTTDQIVRAYSFNPRLFSADFATAMVKMGNLSPLTGTNGQIRQNCRRVN, from the exons ATGGCCAAGATTTCAGTGTTAAccatgatggtggtggtgatgggaTTAGTGCTTGCTACTGGAGTTACTTGTCAACagctctctccttccttctaCTTTAGAAGTTGCCCTCAGGCACTTCCCGCCATAAGGAGTGCAGTCTTCTCCGCTGTCGCCAGGGAGCCACGAATGGGAGCCTCGCTGTTGCGTCTTCACTTCCACGACTGCTTCGTCAAT GGTTGTGATGGTTCCGTCCTTTTGGACGACACGGCAACCATGACAGGGGAAAAGGGCTCCTTGGCCAACGCCAATTCGGCCAGGGGGTTTGAGGTCATCGACAGCATCAAGTCGGCCGTCGACCGTTCTTGTGGTGGCAGCGTCGTCTCCTGTGCCGACATACTTGCCGTCGCGGCCCGTGATTCCGTCGTCGCC CTAGGAGGACCATCATGGCCGGTGCAACTGGGAAGGAGGGACTCCACCACAGCCAGTAAAGATGCTGCAGACACCAACCTGCCGTCTCCCTTCTCTAGCCTCGCCACCCTCATCTCCAGCTTCCAGAGCAAAGGCCTGAATGCCAGAGACCTGGTTGCACTCTCTGGAGCTCACACCATTGGCCAAGCACAGTGCAGGTTCTTCAGAACCCGCATCTACAACGACACCAACATCGATCCTCAGTTCGCAAGCTCGCTGCAGGGGTCATGCCCTGCCTCTGGTGGAGACAACAACCTCTCTCCCTTGGATCGCTTCACGCCCACGAGATTTGACGGATCATACTTTGGCAACTTGCTGTCAAGGAGAGGGTTGCTGCATTCAGATCAGGAGCTCTTCAACAATGGAACGACGGATCAGATAGTGAGAGCCTACAGCTTCAACCCTCGCCTTTTCTCTGCAGACTTTGCTACTGCGATGGTTAAGATGGGAAACCTAAGCCCCCTCACTGGGACCAATGGCCAGATTCGCCAAAACTGCAGGAGGGTGAACtaa
- the LOC116257101 gene encoding peroxidase P7-like, which yields MAKIAVVTMMVVVMGLVLAAGVNCQQLSPFFYFRTCPEALPAIRAAVFAAVAQEQRMGASLLRLHFHDCFVNGCDGSVLLDDTPAMTGEKGSLANANSARGFEVIDSIKSAVDRACGGSVVSCADILAVAARDSVVALGGPSWPVQLGRRDSTTASKDAADTNLPSPFSSLATLISSFQSKGLNARDLVALSGAHTIGQAQCRVFRTRIYNDTNIDPQFASSLQGSCPASGGDNNLSPLDRFTPTRFDGAYFGNLMSRRGLLHSDQELFNNGTTDQIVRGYSFNPRLFSADFASAMVKMGNLSPLTGTNGQIRQNCRRVN from the exons ATGGCCAAGATTGCAGTAGTAacgatgatggtggtggtgatgggaTTAGTGCTTGCTGCTGGAGTTAACTGTCAGCAGCTCTCTCCTTTCTTCTACTTTAGAACCTGCCCGGAGGCACTCCCTGCCATAAGGGCAGCAGTTTTCGCCGCTGTTGCTCAGGAGCAACGAATGGGAGCCTCGCTGTTGCGTCTTCACTTCCACGACTGCTTCGTCAAT GGATGCGATGGTTCCGTCCTTCTGGATGACACGCCGGCTATGACTGGGGAAAAAGGCTCCCTGGCAAACGCCAATTCTGCCAGGGGGTTTGAGGTCATCGACAGCATCAAGTCGGCCGTCGACCGTGCTTGTGGAGGCAGCGTTGTCTCCTGTGCTGATATATTGGCCGTTGCCGCTCGTGATTCCGTCGTCGCT CTAGGAGGACCATCATGGCCGGTGCAACTGGGAAGGAGGGACTCCACCACTGCCAGTAAAGATGCTGCAGATACCAACCTGCCGTCTCCCTTCTCCAGCCTCGCCACCCTCATCTCCAGCTTCCAGAGCAAAGGCCTGAACGCCAGAGACCTGGTTGCACTCTCTGGAGCTCACACCATTGGCCAAGCACAGTGCAGGGTCTTCAGAACCCGCATCTACAACGACACCAACATCGATCCTCAGTTCGCAAGCTCGCTGCAGGGGTCATGCCCTGCCTCTGGTGGAGACAACAACCTCTCTCCCTTGGATCGCTTCACGCCCACGAGATTTGACGGGGCTTACTTTGGCAACTTGATGTCAAGGAGAGGGTTGCTGCATTCAGATCAGGAGCTCTTCAACAATGGAACGACGGATCAGATAGTGAGAGGCTACAGCTTCAACCCTCGCCTTTTCTCTGCAGACTTTGCTAGTGCGATGGTTAAAATGGGAAACCTAAGCCCCCTCACTGGGACCAATGGCCAGATTCGCCAAAACTGCAGGAGGGTGAACTAa